The sequence ATCGACACAGTACTGCCGCTGCTTGCCAAAGGGGATATCATCGTCGAAGGCGGCAACTCGTATTACAAAGATTCGATCCGACGTGCCGAAAAATTGCGTGAGCACGGCATCCATTTTCTCGATGTGGGAACATCCGGCGGCATGGAAGGGGCCCGCCACGGCGCATGCCTGATGATTGGCGGCGACAGGCATGCGTTCGCGCGGGTGGAGCCGATTTTCCGCGACATTTCGGTGAAAAACGGCTATCTGTACGCCGGTCCGAACGGCAGCGGCCACTTTCTGAAAATGGTACACAACGGAATCGAGTACGGTATGATGCAAGCGATCGCCGAAGGGTTTGAGGTGCTAAACAAGAGCCAGTTTGACTTTGACTATGAGGCGGTGGCGCGCGTCTGGGCAAACGGCTCCGTGATCCGCGGCTGGCTGATGGAACTAACGGAACGGGCGTTTTCCAAGGATCCGAAGCTGGCGGGCATCCGCGGTGTGATGCACTCGTCCGGCGAAGGCAAGTGGACGGTGGAGACGGCGCTGGAACTGCAGGCCAACGTTCCGGTGATTGCCATGTCCCTGCTGATGCGCTACCGCTCCCTGGAGGAAGACACATTCCACGGCAAAGTGGTGGCCTCACTGCGCAACGAATTCGGCGGTCATGCGGTTGAGAAAAAATAAATGCAGGTTTGCACCAAGGCTTGGCGCGTTCACTTCGCCGAGCCTTTTCTCATCCTTCGGCACGTTTCGTTGACATCCAAACCACAAAACAAAATTTTTCGAATAAAGAAGGAATATCGAACATTCGGTAGAAGTATAAAGATGCGGACATCAGGTTGTCTGATGAGCAGATCGGTTTTGACGGAGGTACGCTCACCCTGCAGGAAGGGAGGTTGCCATGCGAGAAGTCAAGCCCATCCGCAGAAAAAAAGTATCGGAAGAAGTCGTCGAAGAAATCAAGCGGTTGATCGAACAAGGAGAGCTCCCGTCCGACAGCAAACTGCCTTCGGAAAAGGAGCTGAGCGACATATTCGGTGTCGGCCGCTCCAGTATCCGTGAGGCGCTGAGCATGCTGGCGGCTGCCCGGATCATCGAAACGCGGCAGGGGGAAGGCACCTTTGTGCGAAAAGTCGATCTCAGCGACTACATTCACCCGTTAGTCCTTTCGATCGTCGCAAAAAAGGAACAAACGCTGCATTTGCTGGAGACCCGCAAAATCATTGAGTTGGGCACCGTCGAACTGGCAGCTCTGCGCGCCGATGAACAGGATCTGAAAGAAATGAAGAAGGCGCTGCTCGATTTTGAGCACCAGCTGGAAATGGGGGAAGCCGGCGTGGAGGCTGATTTCGCCTTTCATCGGGCGGTTGCCATCGCGTCGAAAAACCCGATTTTGATTCAGGTGTTCGACAACCTGTCACCAGTGCTGAAACAGAGTCTTGACTATACCCTCTATCAAAATATCGGAAATCTGGAAAAACGAAGAAGTGTGCTGCAAGAGCACAAGCAGATTTTGGTGTGCGTCGAGAAACGCGATTTGCAAGGCGCGGTTGCCTGCATGCGGCAGCACCTTGAAAACGTGCGCCAAAAGCTGCTGGCGCTAAAAGAGTGAAAAATGGGAGGTCAATGTGATGAAACGATGGATCGGGATTGGACTTGGACTTGTGCTGACGATGGCGGCGCTGGCCGGGTGCGGGGTGCCCAACGCGAAACCGCCCGGCGAGGCAAAACCGACCAATTCGTCGTCCGACAATGCGACGGAGATAACGGTTGCCGCGAACGGAGGCAAAATCGAAAAGGCGATCCGCGAAGTGATTGCGCCGAAATTTAAAGAAAAGTATGGCATCAAGGTAAACTTCGTAGCCGGGTTGTCAGGAGAAATCCTGTCAAAAGTCGAACTGCAGAAAAACGCGCCGCAGTACGACGTCGCGATGTACGTGCCGCTTGACGTGCAGCGAGCGGCCGACAAAGGGCTGACCGAGCAGCTGGATCAATCGGCGATTCCCAACATGGCGAAGGTCGACCCGCGGTTTGTCGCGGTGGATAAAGTCGGAGTGCCTGTATTCGGGTTGGTGATCGCACCTGCATACAATACGAAAACGTTCGAGAAAAACGGCTGGGCGCCGATTACGTCCTGGAACGATCTGATTCGCCCCGACTACAAAGGCAAAACGGCGTTCGCCGACATCGCCAACGACTGGGGATTTGCCCTGCTCTATAATCTGGCGAACGCAAACGGCGGCAGCCTCGACAATCTGGAACCCGGACTGCAAAAGGCGAAACAACTCGCCAGCTATTCGGACACGTTCTACAAAAACTCCACCCAGATGATGCCCGCCGTGCAACAAGGGGCTGCCGACGTGACCGTGATGGGCAGCTACGCGATCGCCGAACTGGTCGATTCCGGCGTACCGCTGAAAATGGTGATCCCCAAGGAAGGGGCGCCGCTGCAAGCGTTCAGCGCAACAGTTGTGAAAAACGCCCCGCATAAAAAAGCGGCGATGGATTTTATCAATTTCCTGATCAGCGAAGAGTCGCAGCAGCAGATTGCGGAAAGCGGTTTCTACCCGGTTCTGAAAGGGATGAAAGTGGCACCCAAATATGAAGCGTCGATCGGTTTGAAAGACAGCGATTCCGTCTTCCGGCCGGATGTCAAGAAACTGTCTGAGATCCGGGCGCAGTGGACGGACCGATGGTCGAAAGAGGTCACACCGGAACTGGGCAAGAACGTGAAAAAATAGAGAAAGAGGAGACGGAACATGCAGGCGCTGACGCATGACGTGGAACTACGCGGGGTTTACAAACGAATTGGCTCAAACGTGATCCTGGGCGGTATCGATCTGGAGGTCAAGCAGGGTGAATTGCTCACCTTGCTTGGCCCTTCCGGTTGCGGCAAAACGTCAACGCTCAACGTGATTGCGGGATTTCTCGACATCGACCAGGGGGATGTGTTTATCAAAGGACGGCGTGTCAATCACGTTCCCGCATACAAGCGAGGTTTGGGAATGGTGTTCCAG comes from Effusibacillus pohliae DSM 22757 and encodes:
- the gnd gene encoding phosphogluconate dehydrogenase (NAD(+)-dependent, decarboxylating) — protein: MQLGMIGLGKMGYNLVLNLLDHNHSVVAYDVNPEPARQLAEQGAVAAASIEELVSKLQAPRIVWIMVPAGEIVDSVIDTVLPLLAKGDIIVEGGNSYYKDSIRRAEKLREHGIHFLDVGTSGGMEGARHGACLMIGGDRHAFARVEPIFRDISVKNGYLYAGPNGSGHFLKMVHNGIEYGMMQAIAEGFEVLNKSQFDFDYEAVARVWANGSVIRGWLMELTERAFSKDPKLAGIRGVMHSSGEGKWTVETALELQANVPVIAMSLLMRYRSLEEDTFHGKVVASLRNEFGGHAVEKK
- a CDS encoding FadR/GntR family transcriptional regulator; protein product: MREVKPIRRKKVSEEVVEEIKRLIEQGELPSDSKLPSEKELSDIFGVGRSSIREALSMLAAARIIETRQGEGTFVRKVDLSDYIHPLVLSIVAKKEQTLHLLETRKIIELGTVELAALRADEQDLKEMKKALLDFEHQLEMGEAGVEADFAFHRAVAIASKNPILIQVFDNLSPVLKQSLDYTLYQNIGNLEKRRSVLQEHKQILVCVEKRDLQGAVACMRQHLENVRQKLLALKE
- a CDS encoding ABC transporter substrate-binding protein, with the protein product MKRWIGIGLGLVLTMAALAGCGVPNAKPPGEAKPTNSSSDNATEITVAANGGKIEKAIREVIAPKFKEKYGIKVNFVAGLSGEILSKVELQKNAPQYDVAMYVPLDVQRAADKGLTEQLDQSAIPNMAKVDPRFVAVDKVGVPVFGLVIAPAYNTKTFEKNGWAPITSWNDLIRPDYKGKTAFADIANDWGFALLYNLANANGGSLDNLEPGLQKAKQLASYSDTFYKNSTQMMPAVQQGAADVTVMGSYAIAELVDSGVPLKMVIPKEGAPLQAFSATVVKNAPHKKAAMDFINFLISEESQQQIAESGFYPVLKGMKVAPKYEASIGLKDSDSVFRPDVKKLSEIRAQWTDRWSKEVTPELGKNVKK